Below is a genomic region from Castanea sativa cultivar Marrone di Chiusa Pesio chromosome 2, ASM4071231v1.
TCCCTCAAGGCTTTCACAGCAAGGGGGGGAATGTGGTTTGCAAATTGAACAAGTCTTTATACGGTCTCAAATAGACTTCAAGGCAATGGAACGCAAAATTCTGTTTTGTCATCAAGCAGCATGGTTTTAAACAGTCCAAAGCTGATTACTCATTATTTTCAAAGAAGTTTAATGACTCTTTTATAGCTTTGGTGCAACAATGTTCAAGTAGTTGAGGAGCTTATGATTTCTTTAGATCAGCACTTCAAACTTAAAGATCTTGGAGGTCTAAAGTACTTTCTTGGTCTTGAGATAGCTAGATCAGACAAGGGAATCACTTTGTGTCAACAAAAGTATGCTTTGGAGGTCTTGAAGGATGCAGAATGTCAACTTGCAAGCCTAGCAAGGTGCCAATGGAGCAAAATTTGAAGCTAAGGAAGTTTCAAGGTAAATTGCTAGCTGATCCTGGAGTGTACAAAAGGTTGGTGGGCAGATTGCTCTATCTAACCATCACTAGGCCAGATATTGCATATCCTATTCATAAATTGAgtcaatttatgtccaaaaccAGGAAACCTCACTTAGATGCTGCTTATAAGGCGCTTCAATGCATCAAAAGTTGTCCTGATCAAGGCATTTTTCTGTCAGCTACATCAGATTTCCATTTGAAAGCTTACACAGATGCTGATTGGGCATCTTGCATTGATACCAGGAGGTCAACCATAGGATATTGCATATTTTTGGGTGATTCTTTAATATCATGGAAGTATAAGAAACAGTCCATAGTGTCTAGATCTTCTGCTGAAGCAGAATATAGAGCCATGGCTATTACTGTGTGTGAAATGACATGGTTATTGGCTTTATTGAAGGATTTAGAGATTTATCATCCTCAACCTGCTCTACTTTTTTGTGACAACCAAGCTGCAATATATATTGGAGAGAATCCTATGTTTCACGAAAGAACCAAGCATATAGAAGTGGACTGCCATGTTGTGAGAGATAAGGTGCAAGATAATGTTGTTAAGTTGCTTTTTACTCCTACACATTCGCAGTTGGCAGACTTGCTTACAAAAGCTCTCAACAGTCAACAATTAAGGTTCTTATTAGGCAAGATGAGTGCGGTGAACATACATAGTTCAGCTTCTCATCTTAAGGGGAATGTCAAAGTTTAAATGATTGCACTGATAagaaacagaagaagaagacagaTGCCAGTGATAagaaacagaagaagaaaacagaTGCAAGTGATTCAAGTCAATTAAACTGAAGTATATGTAAAGGAGTTAgctcaggcagagaggcagagtAATGAAACAGAGTATTGGAAGAAAACTGATGCAGCTTGCTAAACGACTGAGATGGTATACGACTTGTAGTTTAGGCTTAGATTACATGACAGATATATACTTGAACACGTGTAATACAGTGATTGGTTGTACAATTGGATCCGTAGAGTGTGGAGAGTCGGTTAGAGTTAGTTATTCTCTTTCCTGTGTTAGTTTTTAGTATAAATACATTATCGTACATTCATTTTGATTTATCAATACAACTACAGAAATTCTTTCTTCAATCCTTTCTGTCTAGCTTGTCTTCTCTCTCCCTAGCTCTCTGTTTTTCTTATAAAGCGAGGCCCCATGATGCGATGGGACTGACAAACCTTCTGGAACTGGAGGTTGTTCATGGTTTCTTTCATTGCCTATAGATTATTGTTCTTTATATTATGGAGACTCTTCATCTCAACTTCTTGGGTtggctacatttttttttccctcatatgGGCCTCAGTATAAAATTATTGGTGGTATAAAACACCTCAGAGGAGCTATAATATTTATATGCCTACAATTTAGAAATTCAAATCCCATATCTCCATCCTCACATCCATATGCAACATCATAGGCTTCACATTGGCTCTTTGTCTAGGCAAATCTCCTCCTTTTTTCTGGTTTATTAGAAGAAACAGATTTTAGCACAGCATGCGAATTTTCATATTGCATTTATTTTTACTCAAAAGAAAAGGACAAGATGCTTATTTTTGGCCACATCCAGTTTTcctctttatttaattttatagacAAGATGAATTTTTCATGCATTCTTTAGGTGAAGCTTTGCCATACCATGCTGTATATCTGGGTATCTCcacttttcccataaaaattctttattttaaaaaataaaataaaatctagccagaaaaaaaagaagaagatattttcaattataaaaaaagtattattttaattttttcctgaTTTCTTTGACATTGCATGCAATTGCTTCATAACTTTCTCACCCCCACCTAGGCAGACCTGAGtgattctattttaatttttcaaattatgttataatttttgaGTTCATAAGATTATTTAATGTGTTAAAGTATGATTTATGGTTGATAAATGGAAGCTAGCATGATTGCTAAATAGTAAATTGGTTATATTTGTTACCAATACCAATATGACATCCTCTGATTCATGTTTAGCAGATTTGTGAAAAACTAAGAGGACTGCATTTAtgaaaaaacattatttaaaggACCATAAATATTCCTCTTAGAAGGGTGTCCACATCTCcaaattatgttttttgtttttaaattttttagttgatATTTCTTTTGAACTTTTTGTTTATGCAATTTGATCAGCCCAAGTGATCCATTGAAAGATCAGAATCAATACTTAAGTACCGTGGGCTTGCATAGGAGCAAGGGCTTGAAAATGTGTTTGGATATATTCATGCACTTCCAGTTACATATAATATGAGCACTTTCAAAAGCTCTAACACTTAACTACTGTGGGTTTGCATAGCTAGCAGGGGCCCGAAAATATGTTTGGATATATTCATGCGCTTTCTCTTACATATAAATTGACGTACTTTaataaaatctctgatggtatTGATGTTTGCTTGTGTTCGCTGCACTTTGTACTTGGTGTGGTACCTGGAAAGGAGATAAACAGTGTAGTAGTTGCAGGACAGCTCGTTATTGCTCAAAGATACACTAGGTAATTGAGccttttaggttttttttttcctcaatgccaatgagctctagctcaaacaGTGCTTTCTCTCCCTATGAGAACAAGTGGAGGGTGAGGTCTACGAGTTCAAGACCCACAAGTTGCGTGTATTTGTAATGTACTAAAAAATGGGTTATTTCCTCAACACTGACATAAAAAGGTTCCTACTATCCTTTTCTGTTTGCAGGCAATGCATTGGCGCTCTGGTCATAAGATTGATTCTCAACGGATGAGCGTTTCTTCTCAATCATCTGATTGCCCCAATAAAAATGGAACTACTTCAGCAAATTTACAAAAAGGTCAGTAAAGTTGATGGTTTCTATTACAGTGtcaaatatgtaaaaaatagtGCATATTTACATGTATATTTGCTGTTGGAATACAAAGATATGTCACCTACATCTTATATGGCATCAATGACATCTTATGACAATGGTAACTTACTTATGTCTTATATttagttgagaaaaaaaaaagaaaaaacctatgTCTTATCCTTCTTTATCTAAAAACTTGACCTTGATTATTAAAAATACAGGAGTagtgtttgatttatttatttatttttttgctgaatagaaATAAAAGTGGTTAATGTTTATAGAACGTGACTTAGATTCTGGCCTGCAAAATGTTGGCAATTATGTACTATATGTGTATCGTATATGCTTTGTATATTTACTCCTGGGAAAATATTTATTAACATGCGGTTTATTAATAGAGTAATTGTCAATGCttaatttagtatttttagaaatttacaCCTGAAATATTTTGCATTTGCACACAGTTGCGAGCAAAACTCTGTGGCCAGAGTCTGAGATGATAATTGAGAATGAAAGTGAACCCAGAACAGAAATTTCTGAGGATAAAGCCTGTACGAGTTCATTGGTCTCAAAGGAAAAAGTTGATGACACAATGAACTTACTGATGGACAGTTTTGAGGTATTTATTGTTTGTGTGGCtgtattgaaatttttttgtttccttgttCTAGACTCTTAGTTGCTTATTTCTTTGTTGATGAACAGGGTGATGATGACAGAAAAAAGTTGGGCCTCTTTCCAACAACGCATAGGCAAGGCCCCTGAACAGGTGTTAAGGTGATTGATGTTTCTAATTGAGGATACAAACTTTCACATGTCAAGACGCTTGAAGTATACAAACATTGGTGCCCTGCAACTatggtgagtttggttgggctttttaaaaaagtgcataatgaaaaagttgagttttgaaaaagtgcataatgaaaaagtgatttttcaaaaagctgagtgtttggtaaaagctgttaaaaagtgctttttgaaaaagctgagtgtttggctaaaactataaaagttgcagtttgagggacaaattaccaaaaaggacaatgtatatataagggagtttatttcatacttataattcaactacttcatatacttactaaataataataataataataaatttatattattggtattattttaataatgtttgggcaattattcttttttagtggcataattatttattattaccattaatgacttcttattaatattaattacatctaaacaattttcatcatcatgaagcacaaaatgaaaatgtaaaaagatgataaaatatacactaataatccaagtttaaattgtgctatataaaaatgtaaaaagatataaaatacataccaataatccaaatataaattgtactacatgatattatacaaaaaaaaaaaaatacaactactAATTATTACCCCCCCAAATAGAATTTGCAATGGAATCACGAAGAACCACCATTGCAGGATCTGTTAAAGTTCCTGAGTTTTGCTCATAACTGCTACATGCTTCACTATTACGTTCTCTTCTAGAAATTGAATCTTCATTGGCATTTATGAACTCCCTATCATCCCTATCATTTAGTCTAACAAAATTATGAAGAGCCATAGTAGCAGATACAATAAGTATTTGGATATGGAATGGAAAAGATGGCATGTTTCTAATAATTCTCCATTTATTCTTCCACACACCAAAAGTGCGCTCAATCACACATCGAAGAGATGAGTGAGcatgattaaatttttcatgTCTAGTTCTAGGGCCTCCACCTCTCCTTCGAAAGTCCTGAAGATGGTATGATATCCCTTTGTATGGTGCCAAATAGCCTTGCATCATTGGGTATCCAGAATCAACTACATAATATTTCCCTAAACAAAGAAATTCAATTgtattaaacacacacacaatatgtcattataatgaacaattgattaaccaattacaaacCTGGTGGTGGGTGCGGAAAGTTGTTACTTTGTGTACGAATagtatcaagaaaaatgtggGTGTCGTGTGCCGCACCTTCCCATCCAGGCAAAACAAATGTGAATAACATATCAAAGTCACATGCAGCTATCACATTTTGGGTTGGATATCCCTTTCTTCCAAAGTATGGAATGGACTTCTCAGTAGGTACAATCGCTATCACATGTGTGCCATCAATCGCACCGATGCAAtcctaataaaaacattaatagttTTCAGTTCCACATGCATTGTATTATCTTATAGACAATAACACTTATTCAAATATACAATAGTACACATACTTTGAAATGTGgccaataaattggatggtCTTGTATTTTGGTTGGAACTTCACTAAAAGTTGGATCCGAAGGCTTTACATATGCTTACGCAAAGCGAGCACCTAACAGAGTGATCATCTTCTCAAAATGTCTACTTATGGTTTCACCCGAATGCTGAAATAATTCTTGAACCATTCGGTTACATGTTCCATGACCAAGTATCGCAAACAGATTGCCACTAACTCTTCTAACCTTATATTCCTTGAATGTTGAAGTCCAAAGTCACGTTGTAAAACTTGACACAAATTATGAAACACCTCCTTTCTCATTCTAAACATATTGTAACACAAAGTCTCATTACCTTCCATACAGCGTCTCAGCCAATCCCACCCCGTTTGTTCAGAATCATGACAAGGAGTCTTACTAATGTACTTATTGAAATATGTCACAACTGCTTCACAGTAATCGTCACAAGCTGGTAAAACTCCTCGTTAGAATTGTCATTACTATCATCACTGTCAGAATCACTATCACTGTCATCATCACTGTCACTactttcatcatcatcatcatcatcatcatcaccatcattgttatcaccatcattattatcaccatcattattattgtcAACATTGTTATAATCACTACCATCATGATCATCACAATAATTTCTGTAATCCCCATCCATTAATAGTTCCATAAAATGGCCACTCTCATGAGTACCATTATAATCATCCATATTGGTTTCAGCTacacaacaaaataacaaatattcaaTCAAGACAATTCACAACATACCAAGACAATTCACAACATCAAGTACATAACACtgtaatgaaaatttcaaatatgtttgcATTACACATATATTAGTCCAAAGCTAATACTAAATATCACATAACTTAGTTTAAAGTTAATACAACATAGCAAATACAACATAGTTCATACAACATAGCTAACTTAGTTTAAAGCTAATACAACATAGTTAATACCACATCAGGTTAGTCACTTCTGCTGCCTATAAATTATTGCTTGTAGCCACTTTTTGTGACTGCGGGTCCTTAAAAGTTAGGAACATCTCCCTACGTGacttttttagaaagagaatgGAAGCTTCAACCACAAACGCAAAATCCACTCCGGAAGTGCTTTCACAATCGCCATTACATTATCAATTGAACTTGGTGACTCTCGAGAAGTACCTTCGGACCTATTCGACATACAGTTATTAACTCACTAATACGATTGTCCAACATTGCAGCTCctcctatcttcttctttttcttctgtgaGGGTATTGATTCACTAGCTCGCTTTTGTCCTGAACTACGTGATTGACTAGTATTTCCTTGCTGCAAACTACCAATGTCTAAACTCATGTCACATTGGTTATCCTTAAATTCGGAGCTACCATCTGAATCACCAGCACCCTCTTTTGGCATTGTTGGAGGTAATGTACACGAAGAAGGGGTCCATGCAGCTACCCCAGTTGCTGCAACATCCCTAAACATTATCTCAAGTTGTTCTAGATTCTGTGGACCTTTCTCTCGGAATTTTTTAGCTTTGGGTAATTCCTACAAaatgtaattgtaatttcactcatataagaataatataaaaaaaaaaaaaaactatctccaAGTAactacatattaataaaatactcaaCTCACCTTCAACTTCAGGTTCCACCAACAATCAGGAGCGGCAATCGTTCCCTTCACTGCATCCCAACCTAAACCTGTgtcaagattcctcaatttTTCCCACACTCTCCAATCACCTTTTAATACATCCCACCTACTTTTTAATTGGTCCTTATCATAGTTTTGACCGGTCTCCTCACAAAATTTGGTCACCAAATTGAACCAACCTTCGGAACTAAAGGCAGCACCTTTTGTTCTATTCCCGGCTTGAATTTGTTCCACACAAAGGTTACAAAAAGTAGTTGTCCACGATGGATTAATATCCCAATCTGCTCTAGCCTTTTTTACCTCGGGGTTGGAAGTGGTATTTTTTCCCATCTATAAAGTTAACCAACCataagaaatgcaaaaaatagaagattgtaaaaaatgcaaaaaacgcacaatcaataacataaaaaataagtttacacataaatgagtgaaaataattaaatatgtgtcAATTTGCTCAAGTAActagttcatattttttaaatatgtgggaaaaaaaatatgtgggaaaaaaaattttagaagctGCAGCCTTGGTTCCAGCCTCtgcccagcagcagcagcagcagctgcaGCTGCTGGGCATGCCCGCAGCTGATGCAGCatcagctgctgctgctgggcaTGCCCAGCAGCTGATGCCGCatcagctgctgctgctgggcaTGCCCTGCAGCATCAGCTGCTGCTGGGCATGCGTGTGCAGCTGCACACGCATGCCCCagcagctgctgctgctgctgctgctgctgcagcTGCTGCTGATGCAGCATCAGCTGCTGCTGGGCATGCCCAGCAGCTGATGCAGCagcagctgctgctgctgggcaTGCCCAGCAGCTGATGCAGCatcagctgctgctgctgggcaTGCCCTGCAGCATCAGCTGCTGCTGATGGGTCATGCCCAGCAGCTGATGCAGCatcagctgctgctgctgctgctgggcaTGCCCAGCAACTGATGCAGCatcagctgctgctgctgggcaTGCCCTGCAGCTGATGCAGCATCAGCTGCTGCtgcagctgctgctgctgctgcagcTGCTATTGCTAAATCAACCACCCATCATTTCCAAAACCAGTCCCAAATCCTCCTAACAAGTCTCCCAAGATCCTACATTAATCAAATCCTAAATTGGCTAGCATTTCATGGCCACATAAATTGATCTCTTGGTTGGGTTGTCATGATGAAAAGTGACTTACTCTCAAGATTACACGTCAtcattcaaaccaaaaaaaaaaaaaaagagcaaaatttTACATTGTACAATTGTCCCGTTATGAGCTTCATAATGAAGCAATCATATTGGCAGATTTGACCTAATCCCT
It encodes:
- the LOC142624204 gene encoding uncharacterized protein LOC142624204, producing the protein MGKNTTSNPEVKKARADWDINPSWTTTFCNLCVEQIQAGNRTKGAAFSSEGWFNLVTKFCEETGQNYDKDQLKSRWDVLKGDWRVWEKLRNLDTGLGWDAVKGTIAAPDCWWNLKLKELPKAKKFREKGPQNLEQLEIMFRDVAATGVAAWTPSSCTLPPTMPKEGAGDSDGSSEFKDNQCDMSLDIGSLQQGNTSQSRSSGQKRASESIPSQKKKKKIGGAAMLDNRISELITCYVLDVVNCLGML